The following coding sequences lie in one Arabidopsis thaliana chromosome 3, partial sequence genomic window:
- the TRFL1 gene encoding TRF-like 1 (TRF-like 1 (TRFL1); CONTAINS InterPro DOMAIN/s: SANT, DNA-binding (InterPro:IPR001005), Homeodomain-like (InterPro:IPR009057), Ubiquitin supergroup (InterPro:IPR019955), HTH transcriptional regulator, Myb-type, DNA-binding (InterPro:IPR017930), Homeodomain-related (InterPro:IPR012287); BEST Arabidopsis thaliana protein match is: telomeric repeat binding protein 1 (TAIR:AT5G59430.3); Has 308 Blast hits to 292 proteins in 39 species: Archae - 0; Bacteria - 0; Metazoa - 0; Fungi - 0; Plants - 287; Viruses - 0; Other Eukaryotes - 21 (source: NCBI BLink).) yields the protein MVSHKVLEFGDDGYKLPAQARAPRSLRKKRIYEKKIPGDDKMCAIDLLATVAGSLLLESKSPVNACLVVQNTVKNEYPADENPVKAVPYSESPSLFDNGKCGFSSVITNPNHLLVGDKVGKEVEGFSSLGVSGDVKPDVVASIGSNSSTEVGACGNGSPNESRDDVNLFSRNDDDENFSGYIRTRMTRPVPRIGDRRIRKILASRHWKGDAKPWYCSKRSYYLHHHQRSYPIKKRKYFDSVYDSNSDDYRLQGKTHKGSRTISSMKSRNASFVSRDHHVKLRIKSFRVPELFVEIPETATVGSLKRMVMEAVTTILGDGLRVGLMVQGKKVRDDGKTLLQTGISEENNHLDSLGFSLEPSLETTPQPLLSSYLSDHACDDVTLCHDNALDSSHEPEPSPADSFGKLGTSDHSRALIPVASAAMLAPRPPNRKFKRTEQQLAAQRRIRRPFSVTEVEALVQAVEKLGTGRWRDVKVRAFEDADHRTYVDLKDKWKTLVHTARISPQQRRGEPVPQELLDRVLKAHAYWSQHLMHQLQTEPPSTQVEAL from the exons ATGGTGTCACATAAAGTCTTAGAATTTGGAGATGATGGTTACAAATTACCTGCTCAAGCTCGAGCTCCGAGATCACTCCGG AAGAAGCGCATTTACGAAAAGAAGATACCAGGAGATGATAAGATGTGCGCGATTGACTTATTGGCCACCGTAGCTGGAAGCTTGCTTCTCGAGAGCAAAAGTCCGGTAAACGCGTGTCTAGTTGTACAAAATACTGTAAAGAATGAATACCCGGCTGATGAAAACCCCGTAAAGGCGGTTCCTTATTCGGAATCCCCGAGCCTATTTGACAATGGCAAGTGTGGATTTAGCTCTGTGATAACAAATCCTAATCACTTGTTGGTAGGTGACAAAGTAGGAAAGGAGGTGGAGGGTTTTAGTAGTTTGGGTGTGAGTGGTGATGTAAAGCCTGATGTTGTAGCTAGTATAGGTAGTAACAGTAGTACCGAGGTGGGAGCATGTGGGAACGGTAGTCCCAACGAGTCTCGGGAtgatgtaaatttgtttagtagaaatgatgatgatgaaaacttTTCGGGTTACATTCGAACTCGTATGACTAGGCCTGTGCCTCGTATTGGAGACAGAAGAATTAGGAAGATATTGGCATCTAGACATTGGAAAGGAG ATGCAAAGCCATGGTATTGCTCAAAGAGGAGTTATTACTTGCACCATCATCAGAGGAGTTATCCCatcaagaaaaggaaatacTTTGACAGTGTTTACGACTCGAACTCTGATGATTACCGTTTGCAAGGAAAGACTCATAAAG GAAGCAGAACAATATCTTCCATGAAAAGTCGAAATGCGTCCTTTGTGTCAAGGGATCATCATG TGAAGCTGCGGATCAAGTCTTTTAGGGTGCCTGAGCTTTTCGTAGAGATTCCAGAAACTGCTACTGTTGGCTCCTTGAAG CGGATGGTGATGGAAGCAGTGACCACCATACTGGGTGATGGACTTCGAGTCGGGCTGATGGTTCAAGGAAAGAAAGTCCGAGATGATGGCAAAACTCTTCTTCAGACTGGGATCTCTGAGGAGAACAACCACTTGGATTCTCTTGGTTTCAGCCTTGAACCTAGCTTAGAGACCACCCCTCAACCACTGTTATCCAG TTATCTGTCAGATCATGCCTGTGATGATGTGACGTTATGCCACGACAATGCGTTGGATTCTAGTCATGAGCCAGAACCATCCCCAGCTGACTCATTTGGGAAACTAGGCACAAGTGATCATTCTAGAGCTTTGATTCCTGTTGCCTCAGCAGCAATGCTGGCTCCTCGGCCTCCTAACCGTAAGTTTAAAAGGACTGAGCAGCAGCTAGCTGCACAACGCAGAATTCGTCGACCTTTCTCAGTTACTGAAGTAGAAGCACTGGTCCAAGCCGTTGAGAAACTCGGAACCGGAAg GTGGAGAGATGTGAAGGTTCGTGCTTTCGAGGACGCAGACCATCGTACCTATGTTGATCTCAAG GATAAGTGGAAGACGCTGGTCCACACGGCAAGGATATCTCCACAACAGCGGAGAGGAGAGCCGGTGCCACAGGAACTTCTGGACCGTGTTTTGAAGGCACACGCTTACTGGTCACAACACCTAATGCATCAACTGCAGACTGAGCCACCATCCACTCAGGTAGAGGCTCTCTAA
- the TRFL1 gene encoding TRF-like 1 codes for MCAIDLLATVAGSLLLESKSPVNACLVVQNTVKNEYPADENPVKAVPYSESPSLFDNGKCGFSSVITNPNHLLVGDKVGKEVEGFSSLGVSGDVKPDVVASIGSNSSTEVGACGNGSPNESRDDVNLFSRNDDDENFSGYIRTRMTRPVPRIGDRRIRKILASRHWKGGSKNNTDAKPWYCSKRSYYLHHHQRSYPIKKRKYFDSVYDSNSDDYRLQGKTHKGSRTISSMKSRNASFVSRDHHVKLRIKSFRVPELFVEIPETATVGSLKRMVMEAVTTILGDGLRVGLMVQGKKVRDDGKTLLQTGISEENNHLDSLGFSLEPSLETTPQPLLSSYLSDHACDDVTLCHDNALDSSHEPEPSPADSFGKLGTSDHSRALIPVASAAMLAPRPPNRKFKRTEQQLAAQRRIRRPFSVTEVEALVQAVEKLGTGRWRDVKVRAFEDADHRTYVDLKDKWKTLVHTARISPQQRRGEPVPQELLDRVLKAHAYWSQHLMHQLQTEPPSTQVEAL; via the exons ATGTGCGCGATTGACTTATTGGCCACCGTAGCTGGAAGCTTGCTTCTCGAGAGCAAAAGTCCGGTAAACGCGTGTCTAGTTGTACAAAATACTGTAAAGAATGAATACCCGGCTGATGAAAACCCCGTAAAGGCGGTTCCTTATTCGGAATCCCCGAGCCTATTTGACAATGGCAAGTGTGGATTTAGCTCTGTGATAACAAATCCTAATCACTTGTTGGTAGGTGACAAAGTAGGAAAGGAGGTGGAGGGTTTTAGTAGTTTGGGTGTGAGTGGTGATGTAAAGCCTGATGTTGTAGCTAGTATAGGTAGTAACAGTAGTACCGAGGTGGGAGCATGTGGGAACGGTAGTCCCAACGAGTCTCGGGAtgatgtaaatttgtttagtagaaatgatgatgatgaaaacttTTCGGGTTACATTCGAACTCGTATGACTAGGCCTGTGCCTCGTATTGGAGACAGAAGAATTAGGAAGATATTGGCATCTAGACATTGGAAAGGAGGTTCGAAGAACAACACAG ATGCAAAGCCATGGTATTGCTCAAAGAGGAGTTATTACTTGCACCATCATCAGAGGAGTTATCCCatcaagaaaaggaaatacTTTGACAGTGTTTACGACTCGAACTCTGATGATTACCGTTTGCAAGGAAAGACTCATAAAG GAAGCAGAACAATATCTTCCATGAAAAGTCGAAATGCGTCCTTTGTGTCAAGGGATCATCATG TGAAGCTGCGGATCAAGTCTTTTAGGGTGCCTGAGCTTTTCGTAGAGATTCCAGAAACTGCTACTGTTGGCTCCTTGAAG CGGATGGTGATGGAAGCAGTGACCACCATACTGGGTGATGGACTTCGAGTCGGGCTGATGGTTCAAGGAAAGAAAGTCCGAGATGATGGCAAAACTCTTCTTCAGACTGGGATCTCTGAGGAGAACAACCACTTGGATTCTCTTGGTTTCAGCCTTGAACCTAGCTTAGAGACCACCCCTCAACCACTGTTATCCAG TTATCTGTCAGATCATGCCTGTGATGATGTGACGTTATGCCACGACAATGCGTTGGATTCTAGTCATGAGCCAGAACCATCCCCAGCTGACTCATTTGGGAAACTAGGCACAAGTGATCATTCTAGAGCTTTGATTCCTGTTGCCTCAGCAGCAATGCTGGCTCCTCGGCCTCCTAACCGTAAGTTTAAAAGGACTGAGCAGCAGCTAGCTGCACAACGCAGAATTCGTCGACCTTTCTCAGTTACTGAAGTAGAAGCACTGGTCCAAGCCGTTGAGAAACTCGGAACCGGAAg GTGGAGAGATGTGAAGGTTCGTGCTTTCGAGGACGCAGACCATCGTACCTATGTTGATCTCAAG GATAAGTGGAAGACGCTGGTCCACACGGCAAGGATATCTCCACAACAGCGGAGAGGAGAGCCGGTGCCACAGGAACTTCTGGACCGTGTTTTGAAGGCACACGCTTACTGGTCACAACACCTAATGCATCAACTGCAGACTGAGCCACCATCCACTCAGGTAGAGGCTCTCTAA
- the TRFL1 gene encoding TRF-like 1 (TRF-like 1 (TRFL1); CONTAINS InterPro DOMAIN/s: SANT, DNA-binding (InterPro:IPR001005), Homeodomain-like (InterPro:IPR009057), Ubiquitin supergroup (InterPro:IPR019955), HTH transcriptional regulator, Myb-type, DNA-binding (InterPro:IPR017930), Homeodomain-related (InterPro:IPR012287); BEST Arabidopsis thaliana protein match is: telomeric repeat binding protein 1 (TAIR:AT5G59430.3); Has 310 Blast hits to 294 proteins in 39 species: Archae - 0; Bacteria - 0; Metazoa - 0; Fungi - 0; Plants - 289; Viruses - 0; Other Eukaryotes - 21 (source: NCBI BLink).) encodes MVSHKVLEFGDDGYKLPAQARAPRSLRKRIYEKKIPGDDKMCAIDLLATVAGSLLLESKSPVNACLVVQNTVKNEYPADENPVKAVPYSESPSLFDNGKCGFSSVITNPNHLLVGDKVGKEVEGFSSLGVSGDVKPDVVASIGSNSSTEVGACGNGSPNESRDDVNLFSRNDDDENFSGYIRTRMTRPVPRIGDRRIRKILASRHWKGGSKNNTDAKPWYCSKRSYYLHHHQRSYPIKKRKYFDSVYDSNSDDYRLQGKTHKGSRTISSMKSRNASFVSRDHHVKLRIKSFRVPELFVEIPETATVGSLKRMVMEAVTTILGDGLRVGLMVQGKKVRDDGKTLLQTGISEENNHLDSLGFSLEPSLETTPQPLLSSYLSDHACDDVTLCHDNALDSSHEPEPSPADSFGKLGTSDHSRALIPVASAAMLAPRPPNRKFKRTEQQLAAQRRIRRPFSVTEVEALVQAVEKLGTGRWRDVKVRAFEDADHRTYVDLKDKWKTLVHTARISPQQRRGEPVPQELLDRVLKAHAYWSQHLMHQLQTEPPSTQVEAL; translated from the exons ATGGTGTCACATAAAGTCTTAGAATTTGGAGATGATGGTTACAAATTACCTGCTCAAGCTCGAGCTCCGAGATCACTCCGG AAGCGCATTTACGAAAAGAAGATACCAGGAGATGATAAGATGTGCGCGATTGACTTATTGGCCACCGTAGCTGGAAGCTTGCTTCTCGAGAGCAAAAGTCCGGTAAACGCGTGTCTAGTTGTACAAAATACTGTAAAGAATGAATACCCGGCTGATGAAAACCCCGTAAAGGCGGTTCCTTATTCGGAATCCCCGAGCCTATTTGACAATGGCAAGTGTGGATTTAGCTCTGTGATAACAAATCCTAATCACTTGTTGGTAGGTGACAAAGTAGGAAAGGAGGTGGAGGGTTTTAGTAGTTTGGGTGTGAGTGGTGATGTAAAGCCTGATGTTGTAGCTAGTATAGGTAGTAACAGTAGTACCGAGGTGGGAGCATGTGGGAACGGTAGTCCCAACGAGTCTCGGGAtgatgtaaatttgtttagtagaaatgatgatgatgaaaacttTTCGGGTTACATTCGAACTCGTATGACTAGGCCTGTGCCTCGTATTGGAGACAGAAGAATTAGGAAGATATTGGCATCTAGACATTGGAAAGGAGGTTCGAAGAACAACACAG ATGCAAAGCCATGGTATTGCTCAAAGAGGAGTTATTACTTGCACCATCATCAGAGGAGTTATCCCatcaagaaaaggaaatacTTTGACAGTGTTTACGACTCGAACTCTGATGATTACCGTTTGCAAGGAAAGACTCATAAAG GAAGCAGAACAATATCTTCCATGAAAAGTCGAAATGCGTCCTTTGTGTCAAGGGATCATCATG TGAAGCTGCGGATCAAGTCTTTTAGGGTGCCTGAGCTTTTCGTAGAGATTCCAGAAACTGCTACTGTTGGCTCCTTGAAG CGGATGGTGATGGAAGCAGTGACCACCATACTGGGTGATGGACTTCGAGTCGGGCTGATGGTTCAAGGAAAGAAAGTCCGAGATGATGGCAAAACTCTTCTTCAGACTGGGATCTCTGAGGAGAACAACCACTTGGATTCTCTTGGTTTCAGCCTTGAACCTAGCTTAGAGACCACCCCTCAACCACTGTTATCCAG TTATCTGTCAGATCATGCCTGTGATGATGTGACGTTATGCCACGACAATGCGTTGGATTCTAGTCATGAGCCAGAACCATCCCCAGCTGACTCATTTGGGAAACTAGGCACAAGTGATCATTCTAGAGCTTTGATTCCTGTTGCCTCAGCAGCAATGCTGGCTCCTCGGCCTCCTAACCGTAAGTTTAAAAGGACTGAGCAGCAGCTAGCTGCACAACGCAGAATTCGTCGACCTTTCTCAGTTACTGAAGTAGAAGCACTGGTCCAAGCCGTTGAGAAACTCGGAACCGGAAg GTGGAGAGATGTGAAGGTTCGTGCTTTCGAGGACGCAGACCATCGTACCTATGTTGATCTCAAG GATAAGTGGAAGACGCTGGTCCACACGGCAAGGATATCTCCACAACAGCGGAGAGGAGAGCCGGTGCCACAGGAACTTCTGGACCGTGTTTTGAAGGCACACGCTTACTGGTCACAACACCTAATGCATCAACTGCAGACTGAGCCACCATCCACTCAGGTAGAGGCTCTCTAA
- the TRFL1 gene encoding TRF-like 1 (TRF-like 1 (TRFL1); CONTAINS InterPro DOMAIN/s: SANT, DNA-binding (InterPro:IPR001005), Homeodomain-like (InterPro:IPR009057), Ubiquitin supergroup (InterPro:IPR019955), Homeodomain-related (InterPro:IPR012287), HTH transcriptional regulator, Myb-type, DNA-binding (InterPro:IPR017930); BEST Arabidopsis thaliana protein match is: telomeric repeat binding protein 1 (TAIR:AT5G59430.3); Has 35333 Blast hits to 34131 proteins in 2444 species: Archae - 798; Bacteria - 22429; Metazoa - 974; Fungi - 991; Plants - 531; Viruses - 0; Other Eukaryotes - 9610 (source: NCBI BLink).) has product MVSHKVLEFGDDGYKLPAQARAPRSLRKKRIYEKKIPGDDKMCAIDLLATVAGSLLLESKSPVNACLVVQNTVKNEYPADENPVKAVPYSESPSLFDNGKCGFSSVITNPNHLLVGDKVGKEVEGFSSLGVSGDVKPDVVASIGSNSSTEVGACGNGSPNESRDDVNLFSRNDDDENFSGYIRTRMTRPVPRIGDRRIRKILASRHWKGGSKNNTDAKPWYCSKRSYYLHHHQRSYPIKKRKYFDSVYDSNSDDYRLQGKTHKGSRTISSMKSRNASFVSRDHHVKLRIKSFRVPELFVEIPETATVGSLKRMVMEAVTTILGDGLRVGLMVQGKKVRDDGKTLLQTGISEENNHLDSLGFSLEPSLETTPQPLLSSYLSDHACDDVTLCHDNALDSSHEPEPSPADSFGKLGTSDHSRALIPVASAAMLAPRPPNRKFKRTEQQLAAQRRIRRPFSVTEVEALVQAVEKLGTGRWRDVKVRAFEDADHRTYVDLKDKWKTLVHTARISPQQRRGEPVPQELLDRVLKAHAYWSQHLMHQLQTEPPSTQVEAL; this is encoded by the exons ATGGTGTCACATAAAGTCTTAGAATTTGGAGATGATGGTTACAAATTACCTGCTCAAGCTCGAGCTCCGAGATCACTCCGG AAGAAGCGCATTTACGAAAAGAAGATACCAGGAGATGATAAGATGTGCGCGATTGACTTATTGGCCACCGTAGCTGGAAGCTTGCTTCTCGAGAGCAAAAGTCCGGTAAACGCGTGTCTAGTTGTACAAAATACTGTAAAGAATGAATACCCGGCTGATGAAAACCCCGTAAAGGCGGTTCCTTATTCGGAATCCCCGAGCCTATTTGACAATGGCAAGTGTGGATTTAGCTCTGTGATAACAAATCCTAATCACTTGTTGGTAGGTGACAAAGTAGGAAAGGAGGTGGAGGGTTTTAGTAGTTTGGGTGTGAGTGGTGATGTAAAGCCTGATGTTGTAGCTAGTATAGGTAGTAACAGTAGTACCGAGGTGGGAGCATGTGGGAACGGTAGTCCCAACGAGTCTCGGGAtgatgtaaatttgtttagtagaaatgatgatgatgaaaacttTTCGGGTTACATTCGAACTCGTATGACTAGGCCTGTGCCTCGTATTGGAGACAGAAGAATTAGGAAGATATTGGCATCTAGACATTGGAAAGGAGGTTCGAAGAACAACACAG ATGCAAAGCCATGGTATTGCTCAAAGAGGAGTTATTACTTGCACCATCATCAGAGGAGTTATCCCatcaagaaaaggaaatacTTTGACAGTGTTTACGACTCGAACTCTGATGATTACCGTTTGCAAGGAAAGACTCATAAAG GAAGCAGAACAATATCTTCCATGAAAAGTCGAAATGCGTCCTTTGTGTCAAGGGATCATCATG TGAAGCTGCGGATCAAGTCTTTTAGGGTGCCTGAGCTTTTCGTAGAGATTCCAGAAACTGCTACTGTTGGCTCCTTGAAG CGGATGGTGATGGAAGCAGTGACCACCATACTGGGTGATGGACTTCGAGTCGGGCTGATGGTTCAAGGAAAGAAAGTCCGAGATGATGGCAAAACTCTTCTTCAGACTGGGATCTCTGAGGAGAACAACCACTTGGATTCTCTTGGTTTCAGCCTTGAACCTAGCTTAGAGACCACCCCTCAACCACTGTTATCCAG TTATCTGTCAGATCATGCCTGTGATGATGTGACGTTATGCCACGACAATGCGTTGGATTCTAGTCATGAGCCAGAACCATCCCCAGCTGACTCATTTGGGAAACTAGGCACAAGTGATCATTCTAGAGCTTTGATTCCTGTTGCCTCAGCAGCAATGCTGGCTCCTCGGCCTCCTAACCGTAAGTTTAAAAGGACTGAGCAGCAGCTAGCTGCACAACGCAGAATTCGTCGACCTTTCTCAGTTACTGAAGTAGAAGCACTGGTCCAAGCCGTTGAGAAACTCGGAACCGGAAg GTGGAGAGATGTGAAGGTTCGTGCTTTCGAGGACGCAGACCATCGTACCTATGTTGATCTCAAG GATAAGTGGAAGACGCTGGTCCACACGGCAAGGATATCTCCACAACAGCGGAGAGGAGAGCCGGTGCCACAGGAACTTCTGGACCGTGTTTTGAAGGCACACGCTTACTGGTCACAACACCTAATGCATCAACTGCAGACTGAGCCACCATCCACTCAGGTAGAGGCTCTCTAA
- a CDS encoding GRAS family transcription factor (GRAS family transcription factor; CONTAINS InterPro DOMAIN/s: Transcription factor GRAS (InterPro:IPR005202); BEST Arabidopsis thaliana protein match is: GRAS family transcription factor (TAIR:AT5G59450.1); Has 2508 Blast hits to 2402 proteins in 303 species: Archae - 0; Bacteria - 7; Metazoa - 2; Fungi - 0; Plants - 2499; Viruses - 0; Other Eukaryotes - 0 (source: NCBI BLink).), whose amino-acid sequence MDAILPVPVDGFRFDTGSGSCCKPRNNLESGTTNRFTCFNESESQSNPSPTESKVCSDYLPVFKYINDMLMEEDLEGQSCMLEDSLALQAAERSFFEVLQDQTPISGDLEDGSLGNFSSITSLHQPEVSEESTRRYRHRDDDEDDDLESGRKSKLPAISTVDELAEKFEEVLLVCQKNDQGEATEKKTRHVKGSSNRYKQQKSDQPVDMRNLLMQCAQAVASFDQRRAFEKLKEIREHSSRHGDATQRLGYHFAEALEARITGTMTTPISATSSRTSMVDILKAYKGFVQACPTLIMCYFTANRTINELASKATTLHIIDFGILYGFQWPCLIQALSKRDIGPPLLRVTGIELPQSGFRPSERVEETGRRLKRFCDKFNVPFEYSFIAKNWENITLDDLVINSGETTVVNCILRLQYTPDETVSLNSPRDTALKLFRDINPDLFVFAEINGTYNSPFFLTRFREALFHCSSLFDMYETTLSEDDNCRTLVERELIIRDAMSVIACEGSERFARPETYKQWQVRILRAGFRPAKLSKQIVKDGKEIVKERYHKDFVIDNDNHWMFQGWKGRVLYAVSCWKPAKK is encoded by the coding sequence ATGGATGCTATTTTGCCAGTACCCGTTGATGGGTTCAGATTCGACACCGGTTCTGGATCTTGTTGCAAACCGAGGAACAATCTTGAATCTGGGACGACCAATCGTTTCACTTGTTTCAACGAATCTGAATCTCAGAGCAACCCTTCTCCGACCGAGTCTAAGGTATGTTCAGATTACCTTCCTGTCTTTAAGTACATCAATGACATGTTGATGGAAGAAGATCTTGAAGGTCAGTCTTGTATGTTGGAAGACAGTTTGGCTTTACAAGCCGCAGAGAGATCTTTCTTCGAAGTGCTTCAAGATCAAACTCCAATCTCGGGTGATCTAGAGGATGGTTCTCTTGGAAACTTCAGTTCTATAACGAGTTTGCATCAACCTGAAGTTTCAGAGGAGTCAACCAGAAGGTATCGACAtagggatgatgatgaagatgatgatcttGAGAGTGGAAGGAAATCGAAGCTCCCTGCGATTTCTACGGTGGATGAGTTAGCAGAGAAGTTTGAGGAAGTGTTGTTGGTATGTCAAAAGAATGATCAGGGAGAAGcaacagagaagaaaacaagacacGTAAAAGGCTCATCGAATCGATACAAGCAGCAAAAGTCAGATCAGCCAGTAGATATGAGGAATCTTTTGATGCAATGCGCGCAAGCTGTGGCGAGTTTTGACCAGAGAAGAGCTTTTGAGAAACTGAAGGAGATAAGAGAACACTCTTCTCGCCACGGTGATGCGACTCAAAGACTTGGTTATCACTTTGCTGAGGCGCTTGAAGCTCGTATTACAGGAACCATGACTACACCAATATCTGCTACTTCTAGCAGAACATCAATGGTGGACATTTTGAAGGCGTACAAGGGATTTGTTCAGGCTTGCCCCACCTTAATAATGTGTTATTTCACTGCAAACAGAACAATCAATGAGCTTGCTTCCAAAGCAACCACACTTCACATCATTGATTTTGGGATTCTCTATGGATTTCAATGGCCTTGTCTGATACAAGCTTTGTCAAAACGTGACATCGGACCACCACTGCTCCGTGTGACTGGTATCGAGCTTCCTCAGTCAGGTTTCCGTCCATCAGAGCGGGTAGAAGAGACCGGGCGAAGACTAAAGAGGTTCTGTGACAAGTTCAATGTCCCGTTTGAGTACAGTTTCATAGCCAAGAATTGGGAGAACATAACTCTTGATGATCTGGTGATCAATAGTGGCGAGACAACAGTTGTCAACTGCATCCTCCGGCTACAATATACACCTGATGAAACCGTGTCCCTCAACTCACCGAGAGACACGGCTCTGAAACTATTCAGAGACATCAACCCTGACCTCTTTGTGTTTGCAGAGATTAACGGGACTTACAATTCACCCTTCTTCCTAACAAGGTTCAGAGAAGCTCTCTTCCATTGCTCGTCACTCTTTGACATGTATGAGACCACATTATCAGAAGACGACAATTGCAGGACACTGGTGGAGAGGGAACTAATCATAAGAGATGCAATGAGTGTGATAGCCTGTGAAGGGTCTGAGCGGTTTGCAAGGCCAGAGACCTACAAGCAATGGCAGGTTAGGATTCTAAGAGCAGGATTTAGACCAGCGAAACTAAGCAAACAGATAGTAAAGGACGGGAAAGAGATAGTGAAAGAACGTTACCACAAAGATTTTGTGATCGACAATGATAACCACTGGATGTTTCAGGGCTGGAAAGGAAGAGTCCTTTATGCTGTTTCTTGCTGGAAACCTGCTAAGAAGTAA
- the TRFL1 gene encoding TRF-like 1: MVSHKVLEFGDDGYKLPAQARAPRSLRKKRIYEKKIPGDDKMCAIDLLATVAGSLLLESKSPVNACLVVQNTVKNEYPADENPVKAVPYSESPSLFDNGKCGFSSVITNPNHLLVGDKVGKEVEGFSSLGVSGDVKPDVVASIGSNSSTEVGACGNGSPNESRDDVNLFSRNDDDENFSGYIRTRMTRPVPRIGDRRIRKILASRHWKGGSKNNTDAKPWYCSKRSYYLHHHQRSYPIKKRKYFDSVYDSNSDDYRLQGKTHKGSRTISSMKSRNASFVSRDHHVKLRIKSFRVPELFVEIPETATVGSLKRMVMEAVTTILGDGLRVGLMVQGKKVRDDGKTLLQTGISEENNHLDSLGFSLEPSLETTPQPLLSRFTLLFTLRDATSIKNQSFAA, translated from the exons ATGGTGTCACATAAAGTCTTAGAATTTGGAGATGATGGTTACAAATTACCTGCTCAAGCTCGAGCTCCGAGATCACTCCGG AAGAAGCGCATTTACGAAAAGAAGATACCAGGAGATGATAAGATGTGCGCGATTGACTTATTGGCCACCGTAGCTGGAAGCTTGCTTCTCGAGAGCAAAAGTCCGGTAAACGCGTGTCTAGTTGTACAAAATACTGTAAAGAATGAATACCCGGCTGATGAAAACCCCGTAAAGGCGGTTCCTTATTCGGAATCCCCGAGCCTATTTGACAATGGCAAGTGTGGATTTAGCTCTGTGATAACAAATCCTAATCACTTGTTGGTAGGTGACAAAGTAGGAAAGGAGGTGGAGGGTTTTAGTAGTTTGGGTGTGAGTGGTGATGTAAAGCCTGATGTTGTAGCTAGTATAGGTAGTAACAGTAGTACCGAGGTGGGAGCATGTGGGAACGGTAGTCCCAACGAGTCTCGGGAtgatgtaaatttgtttagtagaaatgatgatgatgaaaacttTTCGGGTTACATTCGAACTCGTATGACTAGGCCTGTGCCTCGTATTGGAGACAGAAGAATTAGGAAGATATTGGCATCTAGACATTGGAAAGGAGGTTCGAAGAACAACACAG ATGCAAAGCCATGGTATTGCTCAAAGAGGAGTTATTACTTGCACCATCATCAGAGGAGTTATCCCatcaagaaaaggaaatacTTTGACAGTGTTTACGACTCGAACTCTGATGATTACCGTTTGCAAGGAAAGACTCATAAAG GAAGCAGAACAATATCTTCCATGAAAAGTCGAAATGCGTCCTTTGTGTCAAGGGATCATCATG TGAAGCTGCGGATCAAGTCTTTTAGGGTGCCTGAGCTTTTCGTAGAGATTCCAGAAACTGCTACTGTTGGCTCCTTGAAG CGGATGGTGATGGAAGCAGTGACCACCATACTGGGTGATGGACTTCGAGTCGGGCTGATGGTTCAAGGAAAGAAAGTCCGAGATGATGGCAAAACTCTTCTTCAGACTGGGATCTCTGAGGAGAACAACCACTTGGATTCTCTTGGTTTCAGCCTTGAACCTAGCTTAGAGACCACCCCTCAACCACTGTTATCCAGGttcactcttctcttcactCTCAGAGATGCCACATcgataaaaaatcaatcttttgcGGCTTAA